CGGCAGCGGCGACATCGCGGCGAGCAGCGGCTCCTCCGGCGGCGTGCGGATGGCGCGCAGCTGCAGCCCCATGATCCAGCAGGCCGCTGCGAACGCTGCCGCGGCCGCCCCCGGGTGCGGGAACGCCCAGACGAACAGCGCCTCGACGGCGACGATGCGCAGCGCGAGCGCGGACAGCGTCGAGCGCAGAAACGTGCGCCAGTATAAGTATAGAAAGGCGTTCGTACGCTTATGCGGAAGTATTCGCAGCAGGGCGTTCCAATACGGGCGCGCCCGATACGTCTCCGCGCGATGCGGCAAATCGACGAACAAGCCGAACCACGCTTCGTGCAGCGCGACCGTGCGCCGTTCGGCCTCGACGAGCCGCTCCCAATGGTACCGATACGCCTTGGGCGCGCGGAGCGCGGCAGCGTACGCCGCCCAGAGCGCGAGCAGCCCCGCCGCCTCGGCGTCGAGCGGACCGCGCAGCAGCGTAAACGCGGTCGCGAACGCGGCCGCCGCCTTCGCGGCGGCGAAGGCGAAGCGCGCGCCGGCGAAGCGGAGTTGGCGCTCCTTCCACGCGCCGTAGACGAGCAGCGCCTTCAGCGCCAGCAGCGCCGCGGCGGCCCCCGCGTAGGCGGCTGCTCCGCCGAAGCCGGCGGCCGCGTAGAACGGCGCGTACAGGGCGAGCGCCGCCGCGAGCGCCGCGCCGGACCATGCCGCGCCAAGCCGCTTCGCCGCGCGGAAGTAGCCGGCAAGGCGCGCCTCCATCGGCAGCAGCAGCACGAGATCGGCCTGCGTCAAATACGTGCGCGCCGGATTCCACGCGAGCGCGGCGGCGGCCGCGGCGGCGGCGAAGGCGGGGAGCCACGGCCCGACCGCGCCCTCCGCCTGCGCCCGGTTCAGCAGCGACGCGTAGCCCTGCACGAACAAGATGAAAGCGAAGCCCATCGCGAGACCTCCGCTGCCGAGCACGTACCGCCAATAAGGCATCGTCTCGCGTAAATACGCGGCGCGACGCCGCTCCCACAGCGACCGCGCGTTCATCTGGCCGCCCCCCCGACGAGCTTGAAGAACGCCTGCTCGACCTTCCCCTCGCGCGGCGTGCCCGCCGCGGCGATGACGTCCTCGGCTGCGCCCCGCGCGACGACGCTTCCCTCGTGCAGAACGACGTAGCCGTCGCAGTAGCTTTCTAGCATCGATAAAATATGCGAGCTGACGATGAGGCCTGAGCCCGCCAGCTTCTCCTCCCGCATCTGCTCGAGCAGCGCCTCGATCGCGAGCGGATCGAGTCCGAGGAACGGCTCGTCGATGACGTACAGCGGCGGCCGGACGAGAAACGCGCACATGAGCATCACCTTCTGCCGCATCCCTTTCGAGAGATGTCCCGCGAATTTGTTCTTCTCGGCGCCCATGCGGAACCGCTCCAACAGCCGGTCCGCCCGCTGCCGAAACGTCTTCTCGTCGACGCCGTACGCCATCGCCGTCCATTCCAGATGCTCCCATACCGACAGCTGATCGTACAGCAGCGGACTCTCCGGCACGAACGCGAGCGACGACCGATACGTCTCGACGTCCGCTTGCAGCGTGCGTCCGCATACCTCCACCGTGCCGGACTGCGGCAGCAGCAGCCCGATAATATGCTTCATCAGCGTGCTCTTGCCCGCTCCGTTCAACCCGAGCAAGCCGATCAGCTCGCCGGGCCGCACCCTTGCGTCGACGTCCCGAAGGACGGGACGCCGCCGGCTGTATCCGCCGACCAAACCTGTAATTTGCAATACCGTTTCGTTCATCGTTCACCTCGAGCTCGGTTTGGTTCCAGTCTGCTCCCATTATAAACCAAACGTTCGGCGAAAAGACAACGCCCCCGAAACGGCGGCAAGCCCCGCCGGAGAGGCGGGGCTTGCGCCCGGTTGATCTATTTATTATTTAATGTTGATAATCGTTACGAGCTGGTTCGCGACGACGAGCTCGACATTCGTCACGCCTTTCTCGAGCGTCAGCGCGTTGCCGTTGACGACCGCGTCGGCGGAGACGTTATAGACGCGAGTGACGACGCTGTTATTCTGCTCGGTGGAGATCGAAATTTGCACCACTTTGCCGTTTTCCGTCCGGTGGCCTTGGTACTTGCCCGTCACCGTGTAGACGCCGGTGTTATTGTCGGACACCGGGCTGGTCACGGTCAAGTGCAGCACTTTGCCGCTAGCGAGCACGACGCTCACCCCGTCGCCCGGCTGAACGGCGCTCAAGGAGACGACGGCGCCGTTGCGAACGATCGTCGCGTTCGCTTCCACCGGATACGAAACGACGGTATTGTTCACGGTCAGATCGATCGTGCTGCCGTATACGGCCGTCACGACGCCGCTGACTTGCCCGCTTTCCGCGATCGGCTGCGTCACGTTCACGTGGATGACGACGCCGCCCGCCACGACGACCGACACCTGATCGCCGACTTTGACCGCGCTCAGCGTAACCGTCGCGCCGTTCCGAACGATGATCGCATCGCTTTTCACCGTGTACTGCGTCGTTTGCCCATCCTTGACGAGCGTCAGCGTGTTCGCGCCGACCGCCGTCACCGCGCCGGTTTTCGTACCGTCCGTCACCGTCGCCGTCTTCGTCACATTCACGTGCACGATCTGGCCGCCGGAGACGACGACCGTCGCCTCGTCGCCGACCTTCACCGCGCTCAGCGCGACCGTCGCGTTATTGCGCAGAATGACCGCGTCGCTCTTGACCGTGTATTGCGTCGTTTGCCCGTCCTTGGACAGCGTCAGCGTATTCGCGCCGACCGCCGTCACCGTGCCCGTTTTTTGCCCGTCCGTTACCGTGGCGGATTGCGTCACGTTCAAGAAAATGACGAGTCCGTTCGATACGACCGCCGTCACCTTGTCGCCAACCGCGAGGTCGCTAAGCTTCGCCCATGCGTTGTTGCGCAGCACCGTTACGTCTTGGCTGACCGCGTACGCCTTCGTTGCGCCGTTCGCCGTAATCGTCACCTTGCCGTCGACGATGCCCGCGAACGTGCCGTTCACCTGCGCGTACCCGGAGTCGGAGTCCGGCAGCTGATCGCCCGTCCGGTCGAGGATGGCCGCCAGCTCGGCGCGGGTCACCGGCTTATTCGGACGGAACGTGTTGTTGTCGTAGCCCGTGATGAGCCCTTTCTCCAGCGCAACGGCGACGTAGCCGACGGCGCCCGCCGGAATTTCGTTCTTGTCTTTGAACGTCAGGCTGGCGTTCATTTTCGCCTTCGCTTCGTTCTCGAGGCCGAGCGCCTTCACGAGCAAAATCGTCGCCCACAACCGATCCGCCGGCTGTTCCGGCTTTACTTCGGTTTCCGTCTCGAGGAACAAGTCGTTCTCCGCCGCGACGGCGACGTACCCTACGGCCCAAGGATATTTCTTCTCGATTTTATCCGCATCCTTAAAATTAAGCTCCGTCGACATTTCGGCGGAGGATTCCGCCTGCGCGCGCAGCCCCATTTGACGGACGGCGGCCGTGATCGCCTCGATGCGCGTCACCTTCTGGTTCGGACGGAACGTTCCGTCCTCGTAGCCGGTGAATACTCCGCGCTTGACCAATTCCGCGATATATTGAAGCGCCCAGGCGGATTCGCTCTCGACGTCGTCGAACGTCAGCAGAACGATCCTCCCGTTCACCTCAATATGTATCCCGCGGATGTCGTCGTCATCGTCCTTGTCGTCATCGTCACGGTCGTCTTTGTCCTTCTTGTTGTCTTTCTCCCAAGCAGGCTTGCCCGCCCAGTCCGGCTTCGCCGCGAAGGCGGACGTCGCTCCCCCGGCTACGATCGAAAACGCCAACGCGCTGATCAACATTTTTTTCCACATGCTCATTTGTTTCCACTCTCCCATGTGTTTGTACTTCCGAGCCGCGATTGGCCCGATATACGCACAATGTTCGGGGGGCGCGCAGCCTTTCGGGGGGTGCCCCCAACAATTGGGAGGAAAGTCCCGTCATAACGGGAGATACGCCTGACCTCCTATTCCCTATGGCTATGACTTCAGCAATGTAGTACAATAATCGGCAATCGCATAGATTCCGACGTCGGCAGCGCCGCATCGGGAGAGGTTCTAGCAAACCCTCTATAAAAAACTAAGGATTACGGTACCTATCTCCTTAGGTATCGTTTTTTAATGTTTCCAGGGAAAGGATCGTGAAAATGATGAAAGACGAAAACGCAATCGTCGTGTTCAGCGGCGGTCAAGATAGCACTACCTGCCTGTTTTGGGCGATGCGGCGCTTTCGCCGGGTGGAGGCGGTCACCTTCGATTACGGACAGCGTCATCGGGCCGAGCTGGAGTGCGCGGCGCGCATCGCCGCGGAACAGGGGATCAAGCATCACGTACTGGATATGTCGCTGCTGAACCAGTTAGCACCCAATGCTTTGACCCGAGAGGACATCGCGATCGAACATGAGTCAGGTTCGCTGCCGACGACGTTCGTCGACGGGCGCAATTTGTTGTTCTTGACGTTCGCCGCCGTGCTCGCCAAGCAAGCCGGGGCGAAACATCTCGTGACCGGCGTCTGCGAAACGGATTTCAGCGGTTACCCCGACTGCCGGGACGTGTTCATCAAATCGTTGAACGTCACCTTGAACTTGGCCATGGATTATCCGTTCGTCATCGACACGCCGCTGATGCGGCTTTCCAAAGCGGACACGTGGCGATTGGCCGACGAGCTCGGCGTCCTCGATTACGTCCGGGAACAGACGCTCACATGCTACAACGGCATTCCGGCCGACGGCTGCGGGGAATGTCCTGCTTGCCTTCTCCGTCGGCGCGGACTCGAGGAATATTTGCGTTCCCGCAGCGAGGAGGCGCTGCCATGATTCAACAAATTTACCCGTCGGTTCCCCATCCGTACCGGTACGAATTGAACAAAGATTTGCAATTCGCGGCGGCGCATTATGTCCCGAGCCCCGCCGCCGGACCTTGCAGCCGCGTGCACGGGCATACGTATTTCGTCAATGTGACGATCGCCGGTAACGATTTGGACGATAACGGCTTTTTGGCGAATTTCTCGGACATCAAACGTTGGATTCACGACCGGTTCGACCATTCGCTGCTGAACGACCACGCCGAACATTTTCAAGACGATGATTCGAATCGGTACCCGACGACGGAAGTCGTGGCTCGAACGATCTGCGAGCTGGTGCAATCGCATTTAGACCGGACCGTCAATCGGCCCCGCTGCTTGCAAGTCTTTCTCAGGGAAACGCCGACCAGCTACGTCGTGTACCGCCCGATGGCGGGCGGAGGTCTCTTATGACGGAGCGATTCCCGGTCTTGGAAATTTTCGGACCGACCGTCCAGGGCGAGGGCATGGTCATCGGGCAAAAAACGATGTTCGTCCGTACGGCGGGCTGCGATTATTCGTGCGCCTGGTGCGATTCCGCGTTTACGTGGGACGGCAGCGGCAAGCGGGAGATTCGGATGATGGAGGCGGCAGACATCGTCGGCGAGTTGTTCCGGACCGGCGGGGATACGTTCTCCCATGTGACGCTGTCCGGGGGCAATCCAGCGCTGCTGCCTCGTCTGGGCGGGCTGATCGCGCTGCTGCACGACCGAGGGCTGAAGGTCGCTTTGGAAACGCAAGGCAGCTTGTGGCGGGATTGGTTTTGGGAGCTCGACGAACTGACGCTGTCGCCGAAGCCGCCCAGCTCCGGCATGACCCCTGACCTGCGAGTGCTGGACGACATCGTAGATCGACTGACGAGCCGGAACCGGAATTACAGTCTGAAAGTCGTCGTCTTCGACGAAGAGGACCTCCGGTTCGCCGAACAGATTCACAAGCGATATCCGCTGGCTCCTATGTATTTGCAATCCGGCAACGACGCCGTGACGGAGTCCGATGCGTCGGCGCTGCTGCCTCGGCTGATGGAACGCTACGAATGGCTGGTTGAAACCGTGATGCGTTCTTCGTCCCTCCGCTCCGTGCGCGTGCTGCCGCAGCTTCACGCCTGGCTGTGGGGAAATCGACGCGGCGTGTAACCGATCTGCCGCGGCGAGCGGCGTCGAAGATTCAGGCGACTTTCCCGCATCTTCCCTCGAACGCTTCCCGGCGCGCCGCATATACTGGGCTAAACCGATACGCAAAGGAGTTCGTGATTTGTTATGGCAAGAGCGGTATGGGGCGTCGACTCCGCATCACCCGCGGATGAGCGGCTGCTCGCGTGCGTGCGAGAGCACTACGGCATGCCGGAGTTTTGGGGCCGGTACATCAAAACCGTGCCGGGAGCCGCCGACGGGTTGACGCGCCGCGAAATCGGCTTCCTGCACGGAAAGGGCATCAAAATATTGCCGATTTACAGTGATTTTCGGAGGGCTGTCGGCCTTGCGAACGGGCGCATCGCCGCCCGCAACGCGATCTATAACGCGAAGCTGCTCGGGATCCCGAAGAACGTCGTCGTGTTCGCCAACGTGGAGCGGTTTTTCGACGTCGACGAAGCGTGGATCCGGGGATGGGTCGAAGTGTTTTACGCGAGCGATTACAAGCCCGGGTTTTATCACGATCCGACGGAAGGCGGCTTCGCCGCTGCCTACTGCCGGGCGGCGGCTGCGGACGCCAAGGTGGGGTCCCACTCTATTTTATGGAGCGCCGAACCGGACCCGGGCGTTACCGAGAAGGACAAAGCCCCGGCCTTCGGGCCGAAGGCTCCCCCGTGCGCAGGCCACGTTTGGGCATGGCAGTACGGGCGCGACTCGGAGGTATGCCCGATCGATACGAATTTGATCTCTCCGCTGTTGGCGAAGCATCTGTGGTAGAAATAGAAGCTGACGTTCCTAGCGCTGCCGATCCCGCTTTCGCTATGGGCGATCGGCGCGTATGGCTAACGTCCCTGCAAGCCTTGCCGTACTACACCGCTTCGTTCGGCGCCGCGACTCCGTATTTCCTCTGGCTGATCGGCCGGGACCGAGCTCGGTCCCTGCCGAGGCGGCGGCGGACGCTTCCTCACGATAGCAG
This DNA window, taken from Paenibacillus sp., encodes the following:
- a CDS encoding ABC transporter permease; the encoded protein is MNARSLWERRRAAYLRETMPYWRYVLGSGGLAMGFAFILFVQGYASLLNRAQAEGAVGPWLPAFAAAAAAAALAWNPARTYLTQADLVLLLPMEARLAGYFRAAKRLGAAWSGAALAAALALYAPFYAAAGFGGAAAYAGAAAALLALKALLVYGAWKERQLRFAGARFAFAAAKAAAAFATAFTLLRGPLDAEAAGLLALWAAYAAALRAPKAYRYHWERLVEAERRTVALHEAWFGLFVDLPHRAETYRARPYWNALLRILPHKRTNAFLYLYWRTFLRSTLSALALRIVAVEALFVWAFPHPGAAAAAFAAACWIMGLQLRAIRTPPEEPLLAAMSPLPDALRERSQRSVQRTAQLVLTALLAVPLAVVAPPGIAAACAAAGAAAAFLFASKRPLRL
- a CDS encoding ABC transporter ATP-binding protein, producing MNETVLQITGLVGGYSRRRPVLRDVDARVRPGELIGLLGLNGAGKSTLMKHIIGLLLPQSGTVEVCGRTLQADVETYRSSLAFVPESPLLYDQLSVWEHLEWTAMAYGVDEKTFRQRADRLLERFRMGAEKNKFAGHLSKGMRQKVMLMCAFLVRPPLYVIDEPFLGLDPLAIEALLEQMREEKLAGSGLIVSSHILSMLESYCDGYVVLHEGSVVARGAAEDVIAAAGTPREGKVEQAFFKLVGGAAR
- a CDS encoding S-layer homology domain-containing protein, coding for MSMWKKMLISALAFSIVAGGATSAFAAKPDWAGKPAWEKDNKKDKDDRDDDDKDDDDDIRGIHIEVNGRIVLLTFDDVESESAWALQYIAELVKRGVFTGYEDGTFRPNQKVTRIEAITAAVRQMGLRAQAESSAEMSTELNFKDADKIEKKYPWAVGYVAVAAENDLFLETETEVKPEQPADRLWATILLVKALGLENEAKAKMNASLTFKDKNEIPAGAVGYVAVALEKGLITGYDNNTFRPNKPVTRAELAAILDRTGDQLPDSDSGYAQVNGTFAGIVDGKVTITANGATKAYAVSQDVTVLRNNAWAKLSDLAVGDKVTAVVSNGLVIFLNVTQSATVTDGQKTGTVTAVGANTLTLSKDGQTTQYTVKSDAVILRNNATVALSAVKVGDEATVVVSGGQIVHVNVTKTATVTDGTKTGAVTAVGANTLTLVKDGQTTQYTVKSDAIIVRNGATVTLSAVKVGDQVSVVVAGGVVIHVNVTQPIAESGQVSGVVTAVYGSTIDLTVNNTVVSYPVEANATIVRNGAVVSLSAVQPGDGVSVVLASGKVLHLTVTSPVSDNNTGVYTVTGKYQGHRTENGKVVQISISTEQNNSVVTRVYNVSADAVVNGNALTLEKGVTNVELVVANQLVTIINIK
- a CDS encoding 6-pyruvoyl tetrahydropterin synthase family protein gives rise to the protein MIQQIYPSVPHPYRYELNKDLQFAAAHYVPSPAAGPCSRVHGHTYFVNVTIAGNDLDDNGFLANFSDIKRWIHDRFDHSLLNDHAEHFQDDDSNRYPTTEVVARTICELVQSHLDRTVNRPRCLQVFLRETPTSYVVYRPMAGGGLL
- the queE gene encoding 7-carboxy-7-deazaguanine synthase QueE produces the protein MTERFPVLEIFGPTVQGEGMVIGQKTMFVRTAGCDYSCAWCDSAFTWDGSGKREIRMMEAADIVGELFRTGGDTFSHVTLSGGNPALLPRLGGLIALLHDRGLKVALETQGSLWRDWFWELDELTLSPKPPSSGMTPDLRVLDDIVDRLTSRNRNYSLKVVVFDEEDLRFAEQIHKRYPLAPMYLQSGNDAVTESDASALLPRLMERYEWLVETVMRSSSLRSVRVLPQLHAWLWGNRRGV
- the queC gene encoding 7-cyano-7-deazaguanine synthase QueC — translated: MKDENAIVVFSGGQDSTTCLFWAMRRFRRVEAVTFDYGQRHRAELECAARIAAEQGIKHHVLDMSLLNQLAPNALTREDIAIEHESGSLPTTFVDGRNLLFLTFAAVLAKQAGAKHLVTGVCETDFSGYPDCRDVFIKSLNVTLNLAMDYPFVIDTPLMRLSKADTWRLADELGVLDYVREQTLTCYNGIPADGCGECPACLLRRRGLEEYLRSRSEEALP
- a CDS encoding glycoside hydrolase domain-containing protein; this translates as MARAVWGVDSASPADERLLACVREHYGMPEFWGRYIKTVPGAADGLTRREIGFLHGKGIKILPIYSDFRRAVGLANGRIAARNAIYNAKLLGIPKNVVVFANVERFFDVDEAWIRGWVEVFYASDYKPGFYHDPTEGGFAAAYCRAAAADAKVGSHSILWSAEPDPGVTEKDKAPAFGPKAPPCAGHVWAWQYGRDSEVCPIDTNLISPLLAKHLW